The Arctopsyche grandis isolate Sample6627 chromosome 10, ASM5162203v2, whole genome shotgun sequence genome window below encodes:
- the Gcn5 gene encoding gcn5 acetyltransferase isoform X1 codes for MSVCGSNSPGALPHPHPHPHPHSHSTTNSGSGSGSEADAIHNMNGNGNGSGNGEEVAGVVGVGVGVGVGVGVGVAGVVSSGGAGSAGDQASRQSNVQRIQQRKQQVYNWPHNKKLLKLAIYSACQTPECNCNGWKTPVAPNKNNQRADGSQPLASFADPCRNCKHNLEWHVSHLSPCTPQELNRLLGMVVDVENIFMSMHREDDQDTKRVYYYLFKLLRKCILTKEKPHIEGPLGQPPFERPSIAKAITNFVLFKFNQLAQREWQTMYDLAKMFLHCFNHWNFETPSARKNVNVCNPEDISAYQINYTRWLVFCHVPAFCDSLPHFETTLVFGRTLLRAVFKSVCRQLMDKCNLEKDKMPPEKRVLVLTHFPRFLGLLEEEIFSSTSPIWDPDYKPVPPNHLQAILDNKGSRMKSEEFQKVNIAPVDSKDGYTTIILSQGLGKLHDGKRPALPTSVAHESSGMPSSAAKRKRFADLGESLEDLTDDTVAEIVATISDPNYMAGPDALFQVTAPRDEAAKVEESKKLIEFHVIGNSLTGPVDKQTMLWLIGLHNVFSHQLPEMTKEYISQLVFDPKHKTLALIKEGRPIGGICFRNFHTQGFSEIVFCAVTSNEQVKGYGTHLMNHLKDYHIRNNILHFLTFADEFAIGYFKKQGFSKEIKLPQAMYQGYIKDYEAATLMHCELNPKIIYTQFNAVIRKQKEIIKKLIDMRMKDARKKHPGLTCFREGVRGIPVESIPGLREAGWRAAARQTRVARLAEETTDPDTLGTALRSTLNAVKNHSAAWPFLKPVDKNEVPDYYDHIKYPMDLRTIGERLKARYYVARRLFIADMTRIFTNCRTYNSPETEYYKCANALEKYFQTRMKEVGLWDK; via the exons ATGAGTGTCTGTGGGAGCAATTCGCCGGGGGCTCtgccccacccccacccccacccccacccacaCTCCCACTCTACCACCAACTCCGGGTCTGGTTCCGGCTCAGAAGCGGACGCCATCCACA ACatgaacggaaacggaaacggaagcGGCAACGGCGAGGAAGTGGCTGGCGTGGTCGGAGTGGGAGTGGGAGTGGGAGTGGGAGTGGGAGTGGGAGTGGCGGGCGTGGTGAGCAGCGGAGGAGCGGGCAGCGCCGGCGACCAGGCCTCCCGCCAATCCAACGTCCAGAGGATCCAACAGCGCAAGCAGCAGGTCTACAATTGGCCGCACAACAAGAAGCTTCTGAAGCTCGCCATCTACTCCGCTTGCCAG ACCCCCGAGTGTAATTGCAACGGCTGGAAAACCCCAGTCGCCCCCAACAAGAACAACCAGAGGGCTGACGGCTCTCAACCTTTGGCCAGCTTTGCGGATCCGTGCCGCAACTGCAAACACAACTTAG AATGGCACGTGTCTCACTTGTCGCCGTGCACACCCCAAGAGCTGAACAGACTGCTCGGAATGGTCGTCGACGTTGAGAATATCTTCATGAGCATGCATCGTGAAGACGATCAGGACACTAAGAGAGTGTACTACTACCTCTTTAAG CTGTTGCGTAAATGCATCCTGACTAAAGAAAAACCACACATCGAAGGACCGCTGGGTCAGCCGCCTTTCGAAAGGCCGTCGATAGCGAAAGCGATCACCAACTTTGTCCTGTTCAAATTCAATCAATTGGCCCAACGAGAGTGGCAGACGATGTACGATTTGGCCAAGATGTTTTTGCACTGCTTCAATCATTGGAATTTCGAAACGCCCAGCGCCAGAAAAAATGTCAAC GTGTGTAATCCGGAAGACATTTCGGCATATCAAATCAATTATACTAG ATGGTTAGTATTCTGCCACGTGCCGGCCTTTTGCGATTCTTTGCCCCACTTTGAGACGACGCTCGTATTCGGCCGAACCTTGTTGAGGGCCGTGTTCAAGTCGGTGTGCCGGCAGCTGATGGATAAGTGCAATTTAGAGAAGGATAAGATGCCTCCCGAGAAGAGA GTACTTGTATTGACACACTTTCCTCGATTCTTGGGGCTATTGGAGGAAGAGATTTTCAGTTCGACTTCTCCTATTTGGGATCCCGATTACAAACCGGTGCCTCCGAATCATCTCCAAGCCATATTGGACAATAAAg GTTCTAGAATGAAGTCTGAAGAGTTTCAAAAAGTTAATATTGCACCCGTAGACAGTAAGGACGGATACACTACCATAATTCTCAGCCAAg GTTTGGGTAAATTACACGACGGGAAACGGCCCGCTTTACCGACTTCAGTCGCTCACGAGAGCAGCGGTATGCCGAGCAGTGCCGCTAAACGCAAACGGTTCGCCGATCTTGGCGAGTCTCTCGAAGACTTGACTGACGATACCGTCGCTGAAATCGTAGCTACAATCAGCGATCCTAATTACATGGCTGGACCAGAT GCTCTATTTCAAGTCACCGCTCCGAGAGACGAGGCGGCGAAAGTTGAGGAGTCGAAGAAGTTGATCGAATTCCACGTCATCGGAAACAGTTTGACTGGACCGGTGGATAAGCAAACGATGCTCTGGCTTATAG GTCTTCATAATGTATTTTCACACCAGCTGCCGGAAATGACCAAAGAATATATTTCACAATTAGTTTTTGATCC aaaacacaaaacTTTAGCACTGATCAAAGAAGGTAGACCTATCGGTGGTATTTGTTTCCGCAACTTTCATACACAG GGTTTTAGCGAGATTGTATTTTGCGCGGTGACGTCTAACGAGCAGGTCAAAGGTTACGGAACGCATTTGATGAACCACTTAAAGGACTACCACATCAGAAATAACATTCTTCATTTTCTGACGTTCGCCGACGAGTTCGCCATCGGCTACTTTAAAAAGCAAGGTTTCTCAAAGGAGATCAAACTGCCGCAGGCCATGTATCAAGGTTACATTAAAGACTATGAAGCGGCCACGTTGATGCATTGCGAACTCAACCCAAAGATAATATACACCCAATTCAACGCAGTAATCCGAAAACAGAAagaa ATTATTAAAAAGTTGATCGATATGAGAATGAAGGACGCGCGAAAGAAGCATCCAGGTCTTACTTGTTTCCGGGAAGGT gTGCGGGGTATTCCGGTCGAATCTATTCCTGGTTTGAGAGAGGCAGGATGGCGAGCAGCCGCTCGTCAAACGAGGGTTGCAAGATTAGCCGAAGAGACGACAGATCCTGATACTCTAGGGACGGCACTTCGTTCTACTCTCAATGCT GTGAAGAACCACAGTGCTGCTTGGCCGTTCCTCAAACCGGTTGATAAAAATGAAGTACCTGATTATTACGATCACATAAAATATCCCATGG ATCTGCGCACAATTGGCGAACGTTTAAAAGCGAGGTATTATGTAGCGAGAAGACTATTCATCGCCGATATGACGAGAATTTTCACCAACTGTAGGACGTACAACTCTCCCGAAACTGAATACTATAA GTGTGCGAATGCGTTGGAGAAGTATTTTCAAACCCGGATGAAAGAAGTCGGCCTGTGGGACAAATGA
- the Gcn5 gene encoding gcn5 acetyltransferase isoform X2 — MSVCGSNSPGALPHPHPHPHPHSHSTTNSGSGSGSEADAIHNMNGNGNGSGNGEEVAGVVGVGVGVGVGVGVGVAGVVSSGGAGSAGDQASRQSNVQRIQQRKQQVYNWPHNKKLLKLAIYSACQTPECNCNGWKTPVAPNKNNQRADGSQPLASFADPCRNCKHNLEWHVSHLSPCTPQELNRLLGMVVDVENIFMSMHREDDQDTKRVYYYLFKLLRKCILTKEKPHIEGPLGQPPFERPSIAKAITNFVLFKFNQLAQREWQTMYDLAKMFLHCFNHWNFETPSARKNVNVCNPEDISAYQINYTRWLVFCHVPAFCDSLPHFETTLVFGRTLLRAVFKSVCRQLMDKCNLEKDKMPPEKRVLVLTHFPRFLGLLEEEIFSSTSPIWDPDYKPVPPNHLQAILDNKGLGKLHDGKRPALPTSVAHESSGMPSSAAKRKRFADLGESLEDLTDDTVAEIVATISDPNYMAGPDALFQVTAPRDEAAKVEESKKLIEFHVIGNSLTGPVDKQTMLWLIGLHNVFSHQLPEMTKEYISQLVFDPKHKTLALIKEGRPIGGICFRNFHTQGFSEIVFCAVTSNEQVKGYGTHLMNHLKDYHIRNNILHFLTFADEFAIGYFKKQGFSKEIKLPQAMYQGYIKDYEAATLMHCELNPKIIYTQFNAVIRKQKEIIKKLIDMRMKDARKKHPGLTCFREGVRGIPVESIPGLREAGWRAAARQTRVARLAEETTDPDTLGTALRSTLNAVKNHSAAWPFLKPVDKNEVPDYYDHIKYPMDLRTIGERLKARYYVARRLFIADMTRIFTNCRTYNSPETEYYKCANALEKYFQTRMKEVGLWDK, encoded by the exons ATGAGTGTCTGTGGGAGCAATTCGCCGGGGGCTCtgccccacccccacccccacccccacccacaCTCCCACTCTACCACCAACTCCGGGTCTGGTTCCGGCTCAGAAGCGGACGCCATCCACA ACatgaacggaaacggaaacggaagcGGCAACGGCGAGGAAGTGGCTGGCGTGGTCGGAGTGGGAGTGGGAGTGGGAGTGGGAGTGGGAGTGGGAGTGGCGGGCGTGGTGAGCAGCGGAGGAGCGGGCAGCGCCGGCGACCAGGCCTCCCGCCAATCCAACGTCCAGAGGATCCAACAGCGCAAGCAGCAGGTCTACAATTGGCCGCACAACAAGAAGCTTCTGAAGCTCGCCATCTACTCCGCTTGCCAG ACCCCCGAGTGTAATTGCAACGGCTGGAAAACCCCAGTCGCCCCCAACAAGAACAACCAGAGGGCTGACGGCTCTCAACCTTTGGCCAGCTTTGCGGATCCGTGCCGCAACTGCAAACACAACTTAG AATGGCACGTGTCTCACTTGTCGCCGTGCACACCCCAAGAGCTGAACAGACTGCTCGGAATGGTCGTCGACGTTGAGAATATCTTCATGAGCATGCATCGTGAAGACGATCAGGACACTAAGAGAGTGTACTACTACCTCTTTAAG CTGTTGCGTAAATGCATCCTGACTAAAGAAAAACCACACATCGAAGGACCGCTGGGTCAGCCGCCTTTCGAAAGGCCGTCGATAGCGAAAGCGATCACCAACTTTGTCCTGTTCAAATTCAATCAATTGGCCCAACGAGAGTGGCAGACGATGTACGATTTGGCCAAGATGTTTTTGCACTGCTTCAATCATTGGAATTTCGAAACGCCCAGCGCCAGAAAAAATGTCAAC GTGTGTAATCCGGAAGACATTTCGGCATATCAAATCAATTATACTAG ATGGTTAGTATTCTGCCACGTGCCGGCCTTTTGCGATTCTTTGCCCCACTTTGAGACGACGCTCGTATTCGGCCGAACCTTGTTGAGGGCCGTGTTCAAGTCGGTGTGCCGGCAGCTGATGGATAAGTGCAATTTAGAGAAGGATAAGATGCCTCCCGAGAAGAGA GTACTTGTATTGACACACTTTCCTCGATTCTTGGGGCTATTGGAGGAAGAGATTTTCAGTTCGACTTCTCCTATTTGGGATCCCGATTACAAACCGGTGCCTCCGAATCATCTCCAAGCCATATTGGACAATAAAg GTTTGGGTAAATTACACGACGGGAAACGGCCCGCTTTACCGACTTCAGTCGCTCACGAGAGCAGCGGTATGCCGAGCAGTGCCGCTAAACGCAAACGGTTCGCCGATCTTGGCGAGTCTCTCGAAGACTTGACTGACGATACCGTCGCTGAAATCGTAGCTACAATCAGCGATCCTAATTACATGGCTGGACCAGAT GCTCTATTTCAAGTCACCGCTCCGAGAGACGAGGCGGCGAAAGTTGAGGAGTCGAAGAAGTTGATCGAATTCCACGTCATCGGAAACAGTTTGACTGGACCGGTGGATAAGCAAACGATGCTCTGGCTTATAG GTCTTCATAATGTATTTTCACACCAGCTGCCGGAAATGACCAAAGAATATATTTCACAATTAGTTTTTGATCC aaaacacaaaacTTTAGCACTGATCAAAGAAGGTAGACCTATCGGTGGTATTTGTTTCCGCAACTTTCATACACAG GGTTTTAGCGAGATTGTATTTTGCGCGGTGACGTCTAACGAGCAGGTCAAAGGTTACGGAACGCATTTGATGAACCACTTAAAGGACTACCACATCAGAAATAACATTCTTCATTTTCTGACGTTCGCCGACGAGTTCGCCATCGGCTACTTTAAAAAGCAAGGTTTCTCAAAGGAGATCAAACTGCCGCAGGCCATGTATCAAGGTTACATTAAAGACTATGAAGCGGCCACGTTGATGCATTGCGAACTCAACCCAAAGATAATATACACCCAATTCAACGCAGTAATCCGAAAACAGAAagaa ATTATTAAAAAGTTGATCGATATGAGAATGAAGGACGCGCGAAAGAAGCATCCAGGTCTTACTTGTTTCCGGGAAGGT gTGCGGGGTATTCCGGTCGAATCTATTCCTGGTTTGAGAGAGGCAGGATGGCGAGCAGCCGCTCGTCAAACGAGGGTTGCAAGATTAGCCGAAGAGACGACAGATCCTGATACTCTAGGGACGGCACTTCGTTCTACTCTCAATGCT GTGAAGAACCACAGTGCTGCTTGGCCGTTCCTCAAACCGGTTGATAAAAATGAAGTACCTGATTATTACGATCACATAAAATATCCCATGG ATCTGCGCACAATTGGCGAACGTTTAAAAGCGAGGTATTATGTAGCGAGAAGACTATTCATCGCCGATATGACGAGAATTTTCACCAACTGTAGGACGTACAACTCTCCCGAAACTGAATACTATAA GTGTGCGAATGCGTTGGAGAAGTATTTTCAAACCCGGATGAAAGAAGTCGGCCTGTGGGACAAATGA